The Fibrobacter sp. UWB2 genomic interval CATTTCCGCCACTAATTCATTATAAGGTAAGAATGATTCCAGTATCTCAAAAAGAATCAAACCAAAGGGAGAAGGACCTGTATTACGCAGTCCTCTCCTTCTTGAAGACTGTCCGCAAGGCCGGCAAAACGACCGCCAAGGAATGGAATGATTACCGTTCCAAGTTGAGCGGTATTGCGCCCTCGCCCGAAATGAGCAAGGCTACCGACATGTGGACTATGGATAACCTGGATCAGTTCCAGCCGGATAAGACGCAGCTCCCGCCGTTGAATGACATGGAGTCTGTCGCTAAGGTTTCGCCCGAGTTCTTGTCTCAATTGCTTGAGGCTTTGTACTACGGCATGCTGAACTTGACTCAGGCGAATCTTATTTCGGACGAAATTCAGGATGCGGACCCGGAATGCGTAAGTACGGCATCCCTCGAAGAATTGTTGGTCAAGCTCTGGATCGGTAACGCCAAGAGCTATAGAAAAATTGTTGTGAATTAAAATGAACGAACGAGTACGTGTTATTGGTGGCGGTCTTGCAGGCTGCGAAGCGGCTTTACAATTGGCAAGCCGTGGTTTTCAGGTAGATTTGTACGAAATGCGCCCCAACAGGCAGACGCCCGCCCACAGGGATGGACACCTCGCCCAACTCGTCTGTTCTAACAGTTTCAAGGCTTTAGGCATTACAAGCGCCCATGGCCTTTTAAAAGCGGAACTCACTCTGCTCGGAAGTTTCCTCCTGGATTGCGCGCGCGAAGCGGCAGTGCCTGCAGGCGATTCCTTGACGGTGAACCGCGACATTTTTAGTGAACTTGTCGAAAAGAAGATTGCAGAATTTCCGAACATCACGCTGCACCGCGAAGAAGTGACAAGCCTTGAAGGCGATTGCCCGACACTTGTTGCCGCAGGTCCTTTGGCAAGTGATGCTCTCGCCGACGATATTTTTAAACGCCTCGGCAGTAACCGTCTGCACTTTTTTGATGCGATTGCACCTGTCGTCGAGACAGACAGCATCGACTTTGACCATGCGTTCTACATGAACCGCTGGGAAAAGGGCGAAACGGCAGACTTTATCAACTGCCCGCTCGACAAAGAAACTTATACAGAATTTGTGAACAAGCTCTGCGAAGCAGAAGCGACTGAACCGCGTCCGTTCGAAAAACGCGAACTTTTTGAAGGCTGCCTGCCGGTCGAAGAAATGGCGCGTCGTGGCTACGAAACTCTCCGCCACGGGCCCATGCGCCCCATCGGGCTTGGGCTTGGAAACAACGGACATCTGTGGTATGCCGTAATCCAGCTCCGTGCCGAGAACAAGCAGAAGACTTTGTTCAATATGGTCGGTTTCCAGACGCGCCTCAAGTGGGGCACGCAAAAGGAAATCTTTACCATGGTGCCTGCCCTCCGTAATGCAAAATTTGCACGCCTCGGCTGCATGCATCGCAACACGTTTATCGAATCGCCGAAGTTCCTAGATAAGACGCTCCGCTTGCGTCCGGAACTCGATTGCGCCAAGGATATTCCGCCTACGTGGTTTGCAGGCCAGATTACGGGTTCTGAAGGCTACACCGAAGCGGTTGCAACTGGTTGGTACGCCGCTTGGAATATGGCGCAGACGATTTTGCACGGGCATTCTGACCCGCTCCCTGAAGAGAGCTGTATCGGCTCCTTGATGAACCGCCTTGTCGAAGAGAACGAGGATTTCCAGCCGATGAACTTCAACTTCGGCCTCCTCCCCCATCACGAGGGACTCAAGAAAAAGAACAAGAAAGAGATTCTTGCCGAACGTGCTGAACGCGCCGTTCGCGAATGGATTGCGGCCCGCAATATGGCATAAATTATGCGTGACGAGATCAAACAAGCGATTTTGCAGCAAGAGCTGAAAGACGGGGAAATGCTCCCGTCTGTACGCAAGCTGATGAAAACGTTTGGAGTTTCGTCGGGAACTATCCAGGGCGTACTCAAGCAGCTCTCCGAAGAAGGTCTCATTTACAGCATCCGCGGCAAGGGATTCTTCTGGGGCAAGGCTCCAGATGCCAATGATCTTGCGCAAATGCTCTCGAAGACAGTCCATCGCGAAACCGTGCTCGAACGCCTTGAACGAGAATTTTCAACGGACTGGGAAAAGGGATTCCTCGACCCAAATAGGAATTTGCCGCTTGCGAAGGAACTTTCCGACCGCTATAACGTGTCGCAGACGATTCTCCGCAAGTTCCTGATCCACAAAGTGAATCAGGGAATTCTCGTGCGACGCGGGCGCTTGTATGCATTCGCCTCCCCGCTCAAGACAAAGACGGTCAAGAATTTCAGCGAGATTTTGTTCGTTACGCGATGCAATTCGTGGGGCGGCTTTACCGCCGAAAGTGAACGCGA includes:
- the trmFO gene encoding methylenetetrahydrofolate--tRNA-(uracil(54)-C(5))-methyltransferase (FADH(2)-oxidizing) TrmFO, with amino-acid sequence MNERVRVIGGGLAGCEAALQLASRGFQVDLYEMRPNRQTPAHRDGHLAQLVCSNSFKALGITSAHGLLKAELTLLGSFLLDCAREAAVPAGDSLTVNRDIFSELVEKKIAEFPNITLHREEVTSLEGDCPTLVAAGPLASDALADDIFKRLGSNRLHFFDAIAPVVETDSIDFDHAFYMNRWEKGETADFINCPLDKETYTEFVNKLCEAEATEPRPFEKRELFEGCLPVEEMARRGYETLRHGPMRPIGLGLGNNGHLWYAVIQLRAENKQKTLFNMVGFQTRLKWGTQKEIFTMVPALRNAKFARLGCMHRNTFIESPKFLDKTLRLRPELDCAKDIPPTWFAGQITGSEGYTEAVATGWYAAWNMAQTILHGHSDPLPEESCIGSLMNRLVEENEDFQPMNFNFGLLPHHEGLKKKNKKEILAERAERAVREWIAARNMA